The following coding sequences are from one Ammospiza caudacuta isolate bAmmCau1 chromosome 10, bAmmCau1.pri, whole genome shotgun sequence window:
- the RPP25 gene encoding ribonuclease P protein subunit p25, translating into MAAEGGRAKPLAQSRMENFRRVRTSEEEMPLPFPDLPPDVVEMKVKEGSKIRNLMNFAMAQMELKGRRQIVFSGCGRAVTKTITCVEIMKRKLGGLHQVTKVRYKTVLEVWESQDPPLDGPAQNLTVHKNVPSICILLSRDPLDPNQSGYQPPEPRHEAGEDTLGSSSKGLKRPLPPPCEELLPKKLQVQESDSPRGTGTTAGQQDP; encoded by the coding sequence ATGGCTGCTGAAGGAGGGAGAGCCAAGCCCCTTGCCCAGTCCAGGATGGAGAACTTCCGAAGGGTGAGGACCTCGGAGGAGGAGATGCCATTACCCTTCCCAGATCTGCCCCCAGACGTGGTGGAGATGAAAGTGAAGGAGGGCAGCAAGATCAGGAACCTGATGAACTTCGCCATGGCCCAGATGGAGCTGAAGGGCAGGCGGCAGATCGTGTTCAGCGGCTGCGGCAGGGCGGTCACCAAGACCATCACCTGCGTGGAGATCATGAAGCGCAAGCTGGGAGGGCTCCACCAGGTCACCAAGGTACGCTACAAAACCGTGCTGGAGGTCTGGGAGAGCCAGGACCCGCCGCTTGATGGACCTGCACAGAACCTGACTGTCCACAAGAACGTCCCCTCCATCTGCATCCTGCTCTCCCGGGACCCCCTGGATCCCAACCAGAGCGGATACcagccccccgagccccggcACGAGGCAGGAGAAGACACATTGGGATCCTCCAGCAAGGGGCTGAAGCGGCCGCTGCCGCCTCCCTGCGAGGAGTTGCTGCCCAAGAAGCTGCAGGTACAGGAGTCtgacagccccaggggcacGGGGACCACCGCTGGCCAGCAGGACCCCTGA
- the SCAMP5 gene encoding secretory carrier-associated membrane protein 5, translating into MAEKVNNFPPLPKFIPLKPCFYQDFDAEIPPQHRTMAKRLYYLWMLNSITLAVNLVGCLAWLIGGGGAVNFGLAILWLILFTPCSYVCWFRPIYKAFKTDSSFSFMAFFFTFMAQLVISIIQAVGIPGWGVCGWIAAISFFGTNVGSAVVMLIPTVLFTAMAVFSFIALTMVHKFYRGSGGSFSKAQEEWTTGAWKNPHVQQAAQNAAMGVAQGAMMQHETQYSATPNYTYSNEM; encoded by the exons ATGGCAG AAAAGGTGAACAacttccctcccctgcccaaGTTCATCCCCCTGAAGCCATGTTTCTACCAGGACTTCGATGCGGAGATCCCGCCGCAGCACCGGACCATGGCCAAGCGGCTTTACTACCTCTGGATGC tgAACAGCATCACCCTGGCGGTGAATCTCGTGGGCTGCCTCGCGTGGCTCATTGGAGGCGGCGGAGCTGTAAATTTTGGACTGGCAATTCTCTGGCTCATTCTCTTTACGCCCTGCTCCTATGTCTGCTGGTTTAGACCTATTTACAAAGCTTTCAA GACAGACAGCTCCTTCAGCTTCATGgccttcttcttcaccttcatGGCCCAGCTGGTGATCAGCATTATCCAGGCAGTGGGGATCCCTGGATGGGGGGTCTG TGGCTGGATTGCAGCGATTTCCTTCTTTGGGACCAACGTGGGCTCGGCTGTGGTGATGCTGATCCCCACTGTGCTCTTCACAGCCATGGCAGTCTTCTCCTTCATCGCTCTCACCATG GTGCACAAATTTTACCGGGGCAGCGGCGGGAGCTTCAGCAAAGCGCAGGAGGAGTGGACCACGGGGGCCTGGAAGAACCCCCACGTGCAGCAGGCGGCGCAGAACGCGGCCATGGGGGTGGCGCAGGGCGCCATGATGCAGCACGAGACGCAGTACTCGGCCACCCCCAACTACACCTACTCCAACGAGATGTGA
- the PPCDC gene encoding phosphopantothenoylcysteine decarboxylase isoform X1 — MEPISLPEPGIPAGSSSSVAQEKFHVLLGVTGSVAALKLPLLVAELLKIPALEVKVVTTERAKHFYNAQEIPVAIYGDEEEWQLWKGRSDPVLHIELRRWADLMVVAPLDANTLAKVANGICDNLLTCVIRAWDLSKPLLFCPAMNTAMWEHPITARHVEQLKAFGYTEIPCVVKKLVCGDEGRGAMAEVWTIVERVKKILEERDVPRQS, encoded by the exons ATGGAGCCCAtctccctgccagagccaggcattcctgcagggagcagctcatCTGTGGCACAGGAAAAGTTCCACGTGCTGCTGGGAGTGACTGGAAGCGTGGCTGCCCTCAAGCTGCCCCTGCTGGTGGCAGAATTGCTGAAAATCCCTGCG CTCGAGGTGAAGGTGGTCACTACTGAGAGAGCAAAACATTTCTACAATGCCCAGGAGATTCCTGTGGCCATCTATGGTGATGAAGAGGAGTGGCAG CTGTGGAAGGGCCGCTCGGACCCCGTCCTGCACATCGAGCTCCGGCGCTGGGCTGACCTCATGGTGGTGGCACCTCTGGATGCCAACACGCTGGCAAAGGTCGCCAATGGCATCTGTGACAACCTGCTG ACATGTGTGATCCGCGCGTGGGACCTGAGCAAGCCCCTGCTCTTCTGCCCAGCCATGAACACGGCCATGTGGGAGCACCCCATCACTGCTCGCCACGTGGAGCAGCTCAAGGCCTTTGGCTACACAGAGATCCCCTGTGTGGTGAAGAAACTGGTGTGTGGAGATGAAG GCCGGGGTGCCATGGCAGAAGTGTGGACCATCGTGGAAAGAGTTAAAAAGATCCTTGAAGAACGGGATgtgccaaggcagagctga
- the PPCDC gene encoding phosphopantothenoylcysteine decarboxylase isoform X2 yields the protein MEPISLPEPGIPAGSSSSVAQEKFHVLLGVTGSVAALKLPLLVAELLKIPALEVKVVTTERAKHFYNAQEIPVAIYGDEEEWQLWKGRSDPVLHIELRRWADLMVVAPLDANTLAKVANGICDNLLAGVPWQKCGPSWKELKRSLKNGMCQGRADVLACKWWFCAFLMVWR from the exons ATGGAGCCCAtctccctgccagagccaggcattcctgcagggagcagctcatCTGTGGCACAGGAAAAGTTCCACGTGCTGCTGGGAGTGACTGGAAGCGTGGCTGCCCTCAAGCTGCCCCTGCTGGTGGCAGAATTGCTGAAAATCCCTGCG CTCGAGGTGAAGGTGGTCACTACTGAGAGAGCAAAACATTTCTACAATGCCCAGGAGATTCCTGTGGCCATCTATGGTGATGAAGAGGAGTGGCAG CTGTGGAAGGGCCGCTCGGACCCCGTCCTGCACATCGAGCTCCGGCGCTGGGCTGACCTCATGGTGGTGGCACCTCTGGATGCCAACACGCTGGCAAAGGTCGCCAATGGCATCTGTGACAACCTGCTG GCCGGGGTGCCATGGCAGAAGTGTGGACCATCGTGGAAAGAGTTAAAAAGATCCTTGAAGAACGGGATgtgccaaggcagagctgatgTTTTGGCATGTAAATGGTGGTTTTGTGCCTTCCTGATGGTTTGGAGATAA